A stretch of the Mycolicibacterium celeriflavum genome encodes the following:
- a CDS encoding cytochrome C oxidase subunit IV family protein, protein MSKILNKRLLIVWSILTLLTLAYVWMDEAVDQNGTLKASAVVTVSAIAIALIKVRIIFREFMEVRHAPVWLCRLTDCWVMLVAACLFGSYFIGSAVST, encoded by the coding sequence ATGAGCAAGATTCTGAACAAGAGACTGCTGATCGTCTGGTCGATCCTCACGTTGTTGACACTGGCGTACGTTTGGATGGATGAGGCGGTCGATCAGAACGGCACGCTCAAGGCCAGCGCCGTGGTCACCGTGAGTGCGATCGCGATCGCGCTCATCAAGGTGCGCATCATTTTCCGGGAATTCATGGAGGTACGCCACGCCCCGGTATGGCTGTGCCGCCTCACTGACTGCTGGGTGATGCTCGTCGCAGCATGCCTGTTCGGCAGCTACTTCATCGGCTCGGCGGTGTCGACTTGA
- a CDS encoding FAD-dependent oxidoreductase: MTDWDHDVDVVVLGSGGAGLTSALSAAANGASVEIYEKAATVGGTTAVSGGIIWIPAHDRAADGELTVEDAMAYLRAQSLGYMDDDLVETFVRTGPEMLDFVEAHSDLRFEVAEGFPDYKPELPGGRPSGGRSLNAKPFDLGRLGEWRDRITSFPADFSNVGIDAETRARIHASVDDESGDYCVAGTALIAGLLKGLLDLGVAPRTGARAVELLADPLGITGVRISQDGNDFSVRARRGVVLGTGGFEWDRKLVEAYLRGPMRGPVSPPNNTGDGLRMAMAHGADLANMGEAWWVPIVQLPGDTFEGQPRSRSVRLERTRPRSIIVNRAGKRFLNEAGEYNSMAGPFHYLDPRHGYANDPAWIVFDSLHLKKYGFLGIDPDGPAPEWFSPSKDLTELGEKTGIDPEGLARTLRVWNDNVTRDDDPDFGRGSSAYDGYWGDDKAPTAAARTLGPIDTPPYYAVPVSIGAMGTKGGPRTDSDGRVLHVNGSAIPGLFAAGNAMAGATGKAYGGAGGTIGPAMAFGYRAGLAVSART, translated from the coding sequence ATGACCGATTGGGACCATGACGTCGATGTGGTCGTCCTCGGCAGCGGTGGAGCCGGTCTGACCTCCGCGCTCAGCGCGGCGGCCAACGGCGCTTCGGTGGAGATCTACGAGAAGGCCGCGACCGTGGGCGGCACGACGGCGGTGTCGGGCGGCATCATCTGGATTCCCGCGCACGACCGAGCCGCCGACGGCGAACTGACCGTCGAGGACGCGATGGCCTATCTGCGCGCTCAGTCACTGGGTTACATGGATGACGACCTCGTCGAGACTTTCGTGCGCACGGGACCCGAGATGCTCGATTTCGTTGAGGCGCACAGTGATCTGCGATTCGAGGTCGCTGAGGGGTTTCCGGATTACAAGCCCGAGTTGCCCGGCGGGCGACCATCGGGCGGGCGCTCGCTCAACGCCAAGCCTTTCGACCTGGGCAGGCTCGGCGAGTGGCGCGACCGCATCACGTCGTTTCCGGCGGACTTCAGCAATGTCGGCATCGACGCGGAGACCCGGGCACGCATCCACGCCTCGGTGGACGACGAATCCGGTGACTACTGCGTCGCGGGCACCGCCCTGATCGCCGGGTTGCTGAAGGGTCTGTTGGACCTCGGTGTCGCGCCTCGCACCGGCGCGCGAGCCGTCGAGTTGCTCGCCGACCCGCTGGGCATCACCGGGGTGCGAATCTCACAGGACGGCAATGATTTCAGCGTTCGTGCCCGCCGCGGCGTCGTCTTGGGTACCGGCGGGTTCGAGTGGGACCGTAAGCTGGTCGAGGCTTATCTGCGGGGGCCGATGCGCGGGCCGGTGTCGCCGCCCAACAACACCGGCGACGGCCTGCGGATGGCGATGGCGCACGGCGCCGACCTGGCCAACATGGGCGAGGCCTGGTGGGTGCCGATTGTTCAACTACCCGGCGACACGTTTGAGGGTCAGCCGCGCAGCCGCAGCGTGCGACTGGAACGCACGCGGCCGCGCAGCATCATCGTCAACCGGGCGGGCAAGCGGTTCCTCAACGAGGCCGGCGAGTACAACTCGATGGCGGGGCCGTTCCACTACCTCGACCCGAGGCACGGCTACGCCAACGATCCGGCGTGGATCGTGTTCGACTCGCTGCACCTGAAGAAGTACGGCTTCCTCGGCATCGATCCGGACGGCCCTGCGCCGGAGTGGTTCTCGCCGTCGAAGGATCTGACCGAGCTGGGCGAGAAGACCGGCATCGACCCGGAGGGATTGGCTCGCACGCTGCGGGTGTGGAACGACAACGTCACGCGCGACGACGACCCCGATTTCGGTCGCGGATCGAGCGCCTACGACGGCTACTGGGGCGACGACAAGGCGCCCACTGCGGCCGCTCGGACGCTCGGCCCCATCGACACGCCGCCGTACTACGCCGTCCCGGTGTCGATCGGTGCGATGGGGACAAAGGGCGGTCCTCGCACCGACTCCGACGGCCGGGTGCTGCACGTCAACGGTTCGGCGATCCCGGGGCTGTTCGCTGCGGGCAACGCGATGGCCGGTGCGACGGGTAAGGCGTACGGCGGTGCCGGTGGAACCATCGGCCCCGCAATGGCGTTCGGCTACCGCGCTGGGCTCGCCGTGTCAGCGCGGACCTGA
- a CDS encoding IclR family transcriptional regulator: protein MASQGRPRQGTEPISAAPNGAPGSQTLARGLAALQLVASSRTGLTAQQVADDIGVHRTIAYRLLSTLSQFRLVAKGEDGRYRSAAALAVLGASFDNNVRQLSLATLRGLADELASTVSLLVAEGDQQVAIAVIVPTNVFYQLSFHEGSRYPLDRGSAGIALLASMPPRPGERDLVPLTRERGWVITHGEVEPNTYGLAVPVRRQPPAPPTCINLISHREDVVMEGRDAVIKAANELAAILS from the coding sequence ATGGCTTCGCAGGGCCGGCCCCGACAGGGGACGGAGCCGATCAGCGCTGCGCCCAACGGTGCGCCCGGGTCTCAGACGTTGGCCAGGGGCCTGGCCGCGCTGCAACTGGTTGCCAGCTCGCGCACCGGGCTCACCGCCCAGCAGGTCGCCGACGACATCGGCGTACACAGAACCATCGCGTACCGGCTGTTGTCGACGCTCTCCCAGTTCCGGTTGGTGGCCAAGGGTGAGGACGGCCGCTACCGCTCGGCCGCGGCGCTGGCGGTGCTCGGGGCGTCGTTCGACAACAACGTGCGGCAGCTGAGCTTGGCCACCCTGCGGGGGCTCGCCGACGAACTCGCAAGCACGGTGTCGCTTCTCGTCGCCGAAGGTGATCAGCAGGTCGCGATCGCCGTCATCGTGCCGACGAACGTCTTCTACCAACTGTCGTTTCACGAAGGCAGCCGCTACCCGCTGGACCGCGGTTCCGCCGGAATAGCGCTGTTGGCGAGCATGCCGCCGCGCCCCGGCGAGCGGGATCTGGTTCCCCTGACCCGGGAGCGGGGCTGGGTGATCACGCACGGCGAGGTCGAGCCGAACACCTACGGCCTCGCAGTGCCCGTGCGTCGGCAGCCACCGGCGCCACCGACCTGCATCAACCTCATCTCTCACCGCGAGGATGTCGTGATGGAAGGCAGGGACGCGGTCATCAAGGCGGCCAACGAATTAGCCGCGATCCTCAGCTAG
- a CDS encoding alpha/beta fold hydrolase, producing the protein MPEAEFESVWSDLQGVTFSQGYLDAGGVRTRYLHAGDTDKPVLVFLHGSGGHAEAYVRNLEAHAERFSVWSIDMLGHGYTDKPGHPLEIGHYVAHLISFLDAVGAQRAHISGESLGGWVAARAAVDHPERLDRLVLNTAGGSQADPEVMKRIITLSMAAAEDPTWATVQARIKWLMADKSKDYDDIVASRQRVYRQPGFVSAMRDIMALQDPQIRARNLLGPDEYGSITAPTLVVWTSDDPTADVAEGRRIASMIPGARFEVMPGCGHWPQYEDPKTFNRLHLDFLLGK; encoded by the coding sequence GTGCCTGAAGCGGAGTTCGAGAGCGTCTGGAGCGACCTTCAGGGCGTCACGTTCTCGCAGGGCTACCTCGACGCCGGCGGCGTTCGCACCCGCTATCTGCACGCCGGTGACACCGACAAGCCGGTGCTCGTATTCCTGCACGGTTCCGGGGGGCACGCCGAGGCCTATGTGCGCAATCTCGAAGCGCACGCCGAACGCTTCTCGGTCTGGTCGATCGACATGCTCGGCCACGGTTACACAGACAAACCCGGTCACCCGCTGGAAATCGGTCACTACGTCGCGCATCTGATTTCGTTCCTCGACGCGGTCGGCGCACAGCGCGCCCACATCAGCGGCGAGTCGCTCGGCGGCTGGGTCGCCGCACGCGCCGCGGTCGACCACCCCGAGCGACTTGACCGGTTGGTGCTCAACACCGCAGGCGGCTCGCAGGCCGATCCGGAGGTCATGAAGCGGATCATCACCTTGTCGATGGCCGCTGCCGAAGATCCGACCTGGGCGACCGTGCAGGCCCGGATCAAATGGTTGATGGCCGACAAGTCAAAGGATTACGACGACATTGTGGCGAGCCGCCAGCGCGTGTACCGACAACCGGGCTTCGTGTCGGCGATGCGCGACATCATGGCCCTGCAGGATCCGCAGATCCGTGCGCGCAACCTTCTGGGACCCGATGAGTACGGGTCCATCACCGCGCCGACGTTGGTGGTGTGGACCAGTGACGATCCCACGGCCGACGTCGCCGAGGGGCGGCGGATCGCGTCGATGATCCCGGGCGCCCGCTTCGAGGTGATGCCGGGCTGCGGTCACTGGCCCCAGTACGAGGACCCGAAGACGTTCAATCGCCTGCACCTCGACTTCCTGTTGGGGAAGTGA
- a CDS encoding bifunctional 3-(3-hydroxy-phenyl)propionate/3-hydroxycinnamic acid hydroxylase, giving the protein MAEQVDVLIVGAGPSGLTLANILGLHGVRTLVVEERATLIDYPRGVGLDDEALRTFQSIGLVERVLPHTVPNQILRFFDAKRRLLAEMAPPDARFGWPKRNGFVQPMVDAELYGGLDRFEHVEVRFEHRMEACVETDDAVTVRFAGGQKPVTARYVVGCDGGRSATRRLMGVSFDGTTSSTRWLVVDVANDPLGHPNSEVGADPVRPYVSISIAHGIRRFEFMIHPDETDEQADDPAFVKKMLAQRVPHPEQVDMIRHRVYTHHSRIASSFRTGRLLLAGDAAHLMPVWQGQGYNSGIRDAANLGWKLAAVVTGQADAALLDTYDVERRKHARAMIDLSTLVGRVISPTNRRVAALRDRVIHAASVVPTLKRYILEMRFKPMPRYREGAVVHAGEDNSPTGTLFIQPRVDTRAAQNVLLDDVLGPGFAVLCWSNNLRAVLGDKAFNRWKALGATFIEARPMTQLHWLGHDDADVTVVGDKTGALKSWFDTYTDSVLFLRPDRCIAGACIAQRAAEVSESIFDILCLTQEGGSGSHGHTGPVLHVAQPATEPSGTVTGTP; this is encoded by the coding sequence ATGGCCGAGCAGGTTGATGTCCTCATCGTCGGCGCAGGTCCGTCCGGCCTGACGCTGGCCAACATCCTTGGACTGCATGGCGTTCGGACGCTGGTCGTCGAAGAGCGGGCCACGCTCATCGACTACCCGCGCGGCGTCGGTCTCGACGACGAGGCGCTGCGCACATTTCAGTCCATCGGTCTTGTCGAGCGGGTGCTGCCGCACACCGTGCCCAACCAGATCCTGCGGTTCTTCGATGCCAAGCGACGGCTGCTGGCCGAGATGGCGCCACCGGATGCGCGGTTCGGCTGGCCCAAACGCAATGGCTTCGTACAACCGATGGTCGACGCCGAGTTGTACGGCGGTCTAGACCGTTTCGAGCATGTCGAGGTCCGGTTCGAGCACCGCATGGAGGCGTGTGTCGAGACCGACGACGCGGTGACGGTTCGGTTCGCCGGCGGACAGAAGCCCGTGACGGCCCGGTACGTGGTCGGTTGCGACGGTGGCCGCAGCGCGACCCGGCGGTTGATGGGTGTCTCGTTCGACGGCACCACCTCGTCGACGCGCTGGCTGGTGGTCGACGTCGCCAACGACCCGCTGGGCCATCCGAACAGCGAGGTCGGCGCGGATCCGGTGCGACCCTATGTGTCGATCTCGATCGCCCACGGCATCCGCCGCTTCGAGTTCATGATCCACCCGGACGAGACCGACGAACAGGCCGACGACCCGGCGTTCGTCAAAAAGATGCTTGCGCAACGGGTCCCGCATCCCGAACAGGTCGACATGATCCGGCACCGGGTGTACACGCATCATTCGCGGATCGCGAGCTCCTTCCGCACGGGTCGGCTGCTGTTGGCCGGCGACGCTGCCCACCTGATGCCGGTGTGGCAGGGACAGGGCTACAACAGCGGCATCCGGGATGCGGCCAACCTCGGTTGGAAACTCGCCGCGGTGGTGACCGGGCAAGCCGATGCCGCCCTGCTGGACACCTACGACGTCGAGCGCCGCAAGCACGCGAGAGCGATGATCGACCTCTCAACGCTGGTGGGCCGGGTCATTTCGCCGACGAACCGGCGGGTCGCCGCACTACGCGACCGTGTCATCCACGCTGCGTCGGTCGTGCCCACGTTGAAGCGCTACATCCTGGAGATGCGGTTCAAGCCGATGCCGCGCTACAGAGAAGGCGCGGTCGTCCATGCCGGCGAGGACAATTCGCCCACCGGCACGCTGTTCATCCAGCCCCGGGTCGACACGCGCGCCGCGCAGAACGTGTTGCTCGACGATGTACTGGGCCCTGGCTTCGCCGTGCTGTGCTGGAGCAACAATCTGCGGGCTGTTCTCGGCGACAAGGCTTTCAACCGGTGGAAGGCGCTTGGCGCGACATTCATCGAAGCACGCCCGATGACGCAGCTGCACTGGCTGGGTCACGACGACGCCGATGTGACGGTGGTCGGCGACAAGACCGGCGCCTTGAAATCGTGGTTCGACACCTATACCGACTCGGTGCTGTTCCTGCGCCCCGACCGCTGCATCGCCGGTGCCTGCATCGCCCAGCGCGCCGCCGAAGTCAGCGAGTCGATCTTCGACATCCTTTGCCTGACCCAGGAAGGAGGCTCTGGTTCTCATGGGCACACTGGCCCTGTGCTGCATGTCGCACAGCCCGCTACTGAACCTTCCGGGACCGTCACGGGGACTCCTTGA
- a CDS encoding 3-carboxyethylcatechol 2,3-dioxygenase encodes MGTLALCCMSHSPLLNLPGPSRGLLDDVEAALAEARRFVSDYDPDLVVVFSPDHYNGFFYRTMPPFCIGTAAQGVGDYGTHSGALNVPADVATDCARAVLESGIDVAISASMDVDHGTVQPLQNLFGDATARPMIPVFINSVATPLGPVRRVRALGTAIGTFLATLDKRVLILGSGGLSHDPPVPTLATAPPAALERIVHGTPMTPEQRQARQVAVMDAAKAFADGDSPLQPLNPDWDAAFLEVIDGNRLAEVDGWSNDWIEREAGHSAHEIRTWIAAFAALTAHGPYRTEQRFYRAAPELIAGFAIRTAVLDV; translated from the coding sequence ATGGGCACACTGGCCCTGTGCTGCATGTCGCACAGCCCGCTACTGAACCTTCCGGGACCGTCACGGGGACTCCTTGACGACGTCGAGGCCGCGCTGGCCGAGGCACGCCGGTTCGTCAGCGACTACGACCCCGACCTCGTCGTCGTCTTCTCTCCGGACCACTACAACGGGTTCTTCTACCGGACGATGCCGCCGTTCTGCATCGGGACGGCGGCCCAGGGCGTCGGTGACTACGGCACCCACTCCGGTGCTCTGAATGTGCCCGCAGACGTCGCGACCGACTGTGCCCGAGCGGTTCTCGAGTCGGGTATCGATGTCGCGATCTCGGCCAGCATGGACGTCGACCACGGAACGGTTCAGCCGCTGCAGAACCTGTTCGGCGATGCAACGGCACGGCCGATGATCCCCGTCTTCATCAACTCGGTGGCCACCCCACTCGGGCCGGTGCGCCGCGTTCGTGCGCTCGGCACTGCGATCGGCACCTTCCTCGCGACCCTCGACAAGCGGGTGCTCATCCTCGGATCCGGTGGGCTGTCCCACGATCCGCCGGTGCCGACGCTGGCCACCGCCCCGCCCGCGGCGCTCGAACGAATCGTGCACGGCACGCCGATGACCCCGGAGCAGCGGCAGGCTCGCCAGGTCGCCGTGATGGACGCCGCCAAGGCGTTCGCAGACGGGGACAGCCCGTTGCAGCCCCTGAATCCCGATTGGGACGCCGCGTTCCTCGAGGTGATCGACGGCAACCGACTCGCCGAGGTGGACGGCTGGTCGAACGACTGGATCGAGCGCGAGGCCGGCCATTCGGCACACGAAATCCGCACATGGATCGCGGCTTTCGCCGCACTCACCGCCCACGGCCCGTACCGGACCGAGCAGCGGTTCTACCGGGCGGCGCCGGAGTTGATCGCAGGATTCGCAATCAGGACGGCGGTACTGGATGTCTGA
- a CDS encoding FAD-binding protein: protein MSENFDHVVDVLVVGSGGGGMTAALAADAFGLDTLVVEKAAHFGGSTALSGGGIWVPGAPAQRKAGYVPDPDGVVEYLRRITGGLVSDARLRQYVDAAPEMMEFLEKLSPWFEFVWKPGYADYYPELPGGSEQGSTINVPAIDLRKLGDEENHLLQPLALAPKGIWFAPKDLRLFYQVRQNWRGKAVLVKLIWRMFRARVFGDRMAAIGQSLAARMRLALRQQDIPLWLNSPMTELITDVDGTVTGAVVERDGRPQRIAARHGVILAAGGFDHDMEWRREHLPVLEKDWSFGNPAAMGDAIRAGEKVGGSTDLLDEAWWFPAICWPDGRLQFMLNERMMPSQFVVNGEGKRFINEAAPYMDFAHAMIEGQNAGITHIPCWLITDIRSFHRYVVAGHLPIPRVPFAPVPTGRKLPKAWLESGVVHEGGSFEELAGKIGVPPAQLRQTAERFNELARNGHDDDFNRGDSAYDNYYGDPTLANPNLHPLGKPPYYAFQIILGDLGTSGGLRTDEHARVLRVDDSIVKGLYAVGNTSAAVMGRSYAGAGATIGPAMTFGYVAAKHIAEQLSDSDIPAGTSTDSTLDTHRKVTR from the coding sequence ATGTCTGAGAATTTCGACCACGTCGTCGACGTGCTCGTCGTCGGCTCCGGCGGTGGCGGAATGACCGCGGCACTGGCCGCCGACGCGTTCGGCCTGGACACCCTGGTGGTCGAGAAGGCCGCACACTTCGGTGGCTCCACCGCATTGTCCGGCGGCGGTATCTGGGTGCCCGGCGCACCGGCGCAGCGCAAGGCGGGTTACGTCCCGGACCCCGACGGTGTCGTCGAATACCTGCGCCGGATCACCGGCGGGCTGGTCAGCGACGCGCGACTGCGCCAGTACGTCGACGCCGCACCGGAGATGATGGAGTTCCTCGAAAAGCTCAGCCCGTGGTTCGAATTCGTCTGGAAGCCCGGCTATGCCGACTATTACCCGGAACTGCCGGGCGGCTCCGAGCAGGGCAGCACGATCAACGTGCCCGCCATCGACCTGCGCAAGCTGGGTGACGAGGAGAACCACCTGCTGCAACCGCTTGCGCTGGCGCCGAAGGGAATCTGGTTCGCGCCAAAGGATCTCCGGCTGTTCTATCAGGTTCGCCAGAACTGGCGGGGCAAAGCGGTGCTGGTCAAATTGATCTGGCGGATGTTTCGCGCGCGGGTGTTCGGCGACCGGATGGCGGCCATCGGCCAGTCACTCGCGGCAAGGATGCGGCTGGCGCTGCGGCAGCAGGACATCCCGCTGTGGCTCAACTCCCCGATGACCGAATTGATCACCGACGTCGACGGGACCGTGACCGGCGCGGTGGTGGAGCGCGACGGTCGCCCGCAGCGCATCGCGGCCCGCCACGGCGTGATCCTGGCCGCCGGCGGGTTCGACCATGACATGGAATGGCGCCGGGAACATCTGCCGGTGCTGGAAAAGGACTGGAGCTTCGGCAATCCGGCCGCCATGGGTGACGCGATCCGGGCCGGGGAGAAGGTTGGCGGCTCAACTGATCTGCTCGACGAGGCGTGGTGGTTCCCTGCGATCTGTTGGCCAGACGGCCGGTTGCAGTTCATGCTCAACGAACGCATGATGCCGTCGCAGTTCGTCGTCAACGGAGAGGGCAAGCGGTTCATCAACGAGGCCGCCCCCTACATGGATTTCGCACACGCGATGATCGAAGGACAGAACGCCGGGATCACGCACATTCCGTGCTGGTTGATCACCGACATCCGGTCGTTCCACCGCTATGTGGTCGCCGGGCACCTCCCGATTCCCAGGGTGCCGTTCGCGCCCGTGCCCACCGGCCGCAAGCTACCCAAGGCGTGGCTGGAGTCCGGTGTCGTACACGAGGGCGGCAGCTTCGAGGAACTCGCGGGCAAGATCGGCGTCCCGCCGGCGCAACTCCGTCAGACCGCCGAGCGCTTCAACGAACTGGCGCGCAACGGCCACGACGACGACTTCAACCGCGGCGACTCCGCCTATGACAACTACTACGGCGACCCGACGCTGGCGAACCCGAACCTGCACCCGCTCGGCAAGCCGCCGTACTACGCGTTCCAGATCATCCTCGGCGACCTCGGCACCTCCGGCGGCCTGCGCACCGATGAGCACGCCAGGGTGCTACGCGTCGACGACAGCATCGTCAAAGGCCTTTACGCAGTGGGCAATACATCGGCTGCGGTGATGGGCCGCAGCTACGCGGGCGCCGGTGCGACCATCGGCCCCGCCATGACCTTCGGCTATGTCGCGGCCAAGCACATCGCCGAGCAGCTGTCCGACTCCGACATCCCGGCCGGCACCAGTACCGATTCGACACTCGATACACATCGGAAGGTAACCAGATGA
- a CDS encoding LLM class flavin-dependent oxidoreductase, which translates to MKISLFYEFPLPRPWSEDDEHKLFQDGLDEVELADKAGFSTVWLTEHHFLEEYCHSTAPEIFLSAASQRTENIRLGFGIMHLPPVVNHPARVAERIATLDLISNGRVEFGTGESSSVGELGGFGVDPADKRAMWEEALEVSIRCMTEEPFSGFKGQHIEMPPRNVVPKPLQKPHPPVWVACTRPASVAMAAQKGLGALSFAYTGPGPLTERVNGYYKEFEENGAPVTPQMNPNILAIGGDLSMMVAPTDEQAIDRLGKGGGFFAFGIMHYYMTGMHTPGRTGVWKRHLEEIEKDPSIVYGPDRGPIGSPETVRNFLRGYEESGVDELILLLTPRRHDETMESIELMGKEVLPEFIERDEKAQAEKAKRLEPIMEKVEARRPASQAPFFDESYAFGGLPTGRQNYTANEVSLAMDEMNAGIEAAAAKLKSGEGWTSRNPTVDQK; encoded by the coding sequence ATGAAGATCTCGCTGTTCTACGAATTCCCGCTGCCTCGGCCGTGGAGCGAAGACGACGAGCACAAGCTTTTCCAGGACGGTCTCGATGAGGTCGAGCTGGCGGACAAGGCCGGTTTCTCGACCGTGTGGCTGACCGAGCACCACTTCCTCGAGGAGTACTGCCACTCCACCGCACCGGAGATCTTCCTGTCCGCGGCCAGTCAGCGGACCGAGAACATCCGCCTCGGATTCGGCATCATGCACCTACCGCCGGTCGTCAACCATCCCGCCCGCGTCGCCGAGCGAATCGCGACACTCGACCTGATCTCCAACGGCCGCGTGGAGTTCGGCACGGGTGAGTCGTCGTCGGTCGGCGAACTGGGGGGCTTCGGCGTCGACCCCGCCGACAAGCGTGCGATGTGGGAAGAGGCCCTGGAGGTTTCGATCCGCTGCATGACCGAGGAGCCGTTCAGCGGGTTCAAGGGGCAGCACATCGAGATGCCGCCGCGCAACGTCGTACCCAAACCGCTGCAGAAGCCGCACCCGCCGGTGTGGGTGGCCTGTACGCGGCCGGCATCGGTCGCCATGGCCGCGCAGAAAGGCCTCGGCGCATTGAGTTTCGCCTACACCGGGCCCGGTCCGCTGACCGAGCGGGTGAACGGCTACTACAAGGAGTTCGAGGAGAACGGTGCGCCCGTCACACCTCAGATGAACCCGAACATTCTCGCCATCGGCGGTGACCTGTCGATGATGGTGGCTCCCACCGACGAACAGGCCATCGACCGGCTCGGCAAGGGCGGTGGCTTCTTCGCATTCGGCATCATGCACTACTACATGACCGGTATGCACACGCCTGGCCGGACCGGAGTGTGGAAGCGCCATCTCGAGGAGATCGAGAAGGATCCGAGCATCGTCTACGGACCCGACCGCGGGCCGATCGGCAGTCCGGAGACCGTGCGAAACTTCCTGCGCGGCTACGAGGAAAGCGGCGTCGACGAGCTGATCCTGCTGCTGACGCCCCGCCGCCACGACGAGACGATGGAATCCATCGAGTTGATGGGCAAAGAGGTGTTGCCCGAGTTCATCGAGCGCGACGAGAAGGCCCAGGCGGAAAAGGCCAAGCGGCTCGAGCCGATCATGGAAAAAGTGGAGGCTCGCCGGCCGGCATCGCAAGCCCCCTTCTTCGACGAGAGCTACGCGTTCGGCGGCCTGCCCACCGGACGCCAGAACTACACCGCCAACGAGGTCTCCCTGGCGATGGACGAGATGAACGCCGGCATCGAGGCTGCTGCGGCGAAACTCAAGTCAGGAGAAGGATGGACGAGCCGCAATCCGACCGTCGACCAAAAGTGA